The proteins below come from a single Staphylococcus sp. MI 10-1553 genomic window:
- the pcp gene encoding pyroglutamyl-peptidase I, whose amino-acid sequence MKVLVTAFDPFGGEKVNPALQAVQQLPDTIEGHVIDKLEIPTVFYQSIEVIREKLAQTEYDIVLAIGQAGGRYEVTPERVAINVDDARIPDNDGQQPIDQRIQQDGPPAYFTPLPVKRMVEAMQAEGVPASLSNSAGTFVCNHIMYQLAYEAERHYPKLKTGFIHVPFAPSQVIDKPGKPSMSIEMMVKGLTAAIRVCLNYDTDVATVHGTTH is encoded by the coding sequence ATGAAAGTTTTAGTGACTGCATTTGATCCATTCGGTGGTGAAAAGGTGAATCCAGCATTGCAAGCTGTACAACAACTGCCTGACACCATTGAAGGACACGTTATTGATAAGCTAGAAATTCCGACAGTATTTTATCAAAGTATTGAGGTCATTCGAGAAAAGCTAGCGCAAACAGAGTATGACATTGTGCTCGCGATAGGACAAGCGGGTGGACGTTATGAAGTTACACCAGAACGCGTCGCCATTAACGTTGATGATGCGCGTATCCCGGATAATGATGGGCAACAACCGATTGATCAGCGCATTCAACAAGATGGGCCGCCAGCGTATTTCACGCCATTACCTGTGAAACGTATGGTAGAGGCGATGCAAGCTGAAGGTGTACCTGCAAGTCTATCGAATAGTGCCGGTACATTTGTGTGCAATCATATCATGTATCAACTTGCCTATGAAGCAGAACGTCATTATCCAAAGTTGAAAACAGGATTTATACACGTTCCATTTGCACCTTCACAAGTGATTGATAAACCGGGAAAACCATCGATGTCTATAGAAATGATGGTGAAAGGATTAACAGCTGCGATTCGAGTGTGTCTCAACTATGATACAGATGTTGCGACAGTTCACGGAACGACACATTAA
- a CDS encoding DUF979 domain-containing protein: MSPQTISHILEIFYVLIGLQFVYTAWRVYRELSNTKRIGTALFWCILGLLFMVGPYIPNWINGLLVLLMGFLTITKNVKIGKVVEVEHQAEEKGATRFGNLLFIPAVVLAIVAVIVSTWTPLGGAIGISISSIVGLIVAYLIIRPKAKVGLYDSDRLVQQIGTVGILPQFLAALGILFTVSGVGTTISKGISSFLPQDNALLGVIAYILGMVLFTMLMGNAFAAFTVITASIGLPFVIQNGGDPTIVGALAMTGGFCGTLLTPMAANFNTLPVALLEMKDELAVIKAQAPMAIMLIVVHMILMYALAF, encoded by the coding sequence ATGAGTCCTCAAACGATTAGTCATATTCTAGAAATCTTTTATGTGCTTATTGGTTTGCAGTTTGTTTATACGGCTTGGCGTGTGTATCGTGAATTGAGCAATACGAAAAGAATAGGTACAGCACTGTTTTGGTGTATTTTAGGTTTATTATTTATGGTAGGACCTTATATTCCGAATTGGATTAATGGTCTGCTCGTATTGTTGATGGGCTTTTTAACGATAACGAAAAATGTAAAAATCGGGAAAGTGGTTGAGGTCGAACATCAAGCGGAAGAGAAAGGTGCGACACGCTTTGGCAATTTATTATTTATCCCAGCTGTCGTGTTAGCGATTGTTGCTGTCATTGTCTCGACTTGGACCCCATTAGGTGGTGCGATAGGGATTAGTATTTCTTCTATTGTCGGACTTATTGTTGCATATCTGATTATCCGTCCGAAAGCGAAAGTCGGCTTGTACGATAGTGATCGATTAGTACAACAAATTGGGACAGTCGGCATACTCCCACAATTTTTAGCGGCACTCGGTATTTTGTTTACAGTGAGTGGGGTAGGGACGACGATTTCAAAAGGGATATCGAGCTTTTTACCTCAAGATAATGCCTTACTCGGTGTCATTGCTTACATTTTAGGCATGGTGCTCTTTACGATGTTAATGGGGAATGCTTTTGCAGCGTTTACAGTCATTACCGCGAGTATTGGTTTACCATTTGTGATTCAAAATGGGGGTGACCCAACGATTGTGGGTGCATTGGCGATGACGGGCGGTTTTTGTGGGACATTACTTACCCCTATGGCTGCAAACTTTAACACTTTGCCTGTTGCATTATTAGAAATGAAAGATGAATTAGCCGTTATTAAAGCACAAGCTCCGATGGCCATCATGCTCATCGTCGTGCATATGATTTTAATGTATGCACTCGCTTTTTAA
- a CDS encoding DUF969 domain-containing protein, which yields MEWLKLIGILIIVLGFYFKWDTIGTVLIAAIVTGLVSHMDVMTILETLGKAFVDNRMVSLFILTLPMVGMIERFGLKTQATRLINRIQGITSGRIMSVYLFIREVAGLASIRIGGHPQFVRPLMNPMVQAAAKAKYKQKIERVDEEKLKAHIAAMENYGNFFGQNLFVGASGVLLIVATFQSLHMEVKAVEIALYSAPIAIVVLIIGVIQNVLFDRKMNRKYGEKGAIQDESSND from the coding sequence ATGGAATGGCTTAAACTGATAGGCATCCTCATCATTGTTTTAGGTTTTTATTTTAAATGGGACACGATTGGTACAGTACTCATTGCAGCGATTGTGACAGGTCTCGTTTCTCATATGGATGTGATGACGATTCTAGAAACACTTGGTAAAGCATTTGTTGATAATCGTATGGTGTCATTATTTATTTTAACGTTGCCTATGGTAGGGATGATTGAACGATTTGGTTTGAAAACACAAGCAACACGTTTAATCAATCGTATCCAAGGCATCACTTCGGGGCGTATTATGTCCGTCTACTTATTTATTCGTGAAGTTGCGGGTCTTGCTTCAATTCGAATTGGAGGACATCCGCAATTTGTACGTCCGCTCATGAATCCAATGGTCCAAGCAGCAGCGAAGGCGAAATATAAACAAAAAATAGAGCGTGTAGACGAAGAAAAATTGAAAGCCCATATTGCTGCAATGGAAAATTATGGCAACTTTTTCGGGCAAAATTTATTTGTCGGCGCATCAGGTGTGTTGTTGATTGTTGCAACGTTTCAATCATTACATATGGAAGTCAAAGCAGTTGAAATTGCGTTATATTCTGCACCAATTGCGATTGTAGTGCTTATTATTGGTGTGATTCAAAATGTTCTATTTGATCGAAAAATGAACCGTAAGTATGGTGAGAAAGGGGCGATACAAGATGAGTCCTCAAACGATTAG
- a CDS encoding LCP family glycopolymer transferase — MQKRKNPVLRFLLWFVGILFILAIIAVAYLAFKIFSVGGAIHNPLDRNHSELRSGKVDLSKGEPFSIALFGIDSDAQRESAGDGERSDTIMILSVNPEKKTTEMISIPRDTQAEIVGRDTTEKINHAYAYGGPDMAVKSIEKLMGVPIDHYATVNMDGLKDTIDTVGGIDVTSNATFNAGGHQFTKGQRTHFDGDTVMSFIRSRKEEGAGGDFGRQERQQLVLQGLVDKLTGISSLTNFNALMDQLSDNVKTDLTIGELNQIRSNYSDANDNVNRHQLDGSGGIQSDGLYYFIPDETQKQSLVQQYKQNLNL, encoded by the coding sequence ATGCAAAAACGTAAAAACCCAGTATTAAGATTTTTATTATGGTTCGTAGGTATTTTATTCATTTTAGCCATTATTGCTGTTGCTTATCTCGCATTTAAAATATTTTCAGTAGGGGGCGCCATTCATAATCCTTTAGATAGAAACCATTCAGAATTAAGATCGGGTAAGGTGGATTTGAGTAAGGGTGAACCTTTTTCTATTGCATTATTTGGTATTGATTCAGATGCGCAACGTGAAAGTGCAGGTGACGGTGAACGAAGCGATACAATTATGATTTTGTCAGTGAATCCAGAAAAGAAAACGACAGAAATGATTAGTATTCCTCGTGATACACAAGCAGAAATCGTTGGACGCGATACGACAGAAAAAATCAACCATGCCTATGCATATGGTGGCCCAGATATGGCGGTGAAATCTATTGAAAAATTAATGGGTGTGCCCATCGATCATTATGCAACAGTCAATATGGATGGTTTGAAAGATACAATCGATACAGTCGGTGGCATCGATGTAACAAGCAATGCGACATTTAATGCTGGTGGTCATCAATTCACAAAAGGTCAACGTACACATTTTGATGGTGATACCGTAATGTCATTCATTCGAAGCCGTAAAGAAGAAGGTGCAGGTGGAGACTTCGGTAGACAAGAAAGACAGCAACTTGTACTTCAAGGTTTAGTTGACAAGTTAACAGGTATTTCATCGCTCACGAATTTTAATGCCTTAATGGACCAATTGAGTGACAACGTAAAGACAGACTTAACGATTGGTGAATTGAACCAAATTCGTAGCAACTACAGTGATGCCAATGATAATGTTAATCGTCATCAATTAGACGGTTCTGGTGGTATTCAAAGTGATGGCCTTTATTACTTCATTCCAGATGAAACACAAAAGCAATCATTAGTACAGCAGTATAAGCAAAATTTAAACTTATAA
- a CDS encoding inositol monophosphatase family protein, which yields MLSESERHTIDQHVQQWIHQMTQEIPELIHQIQTDTKSSRYDLVTNVDRTIETRFEQFLKTYYPHHRLYGEEAHHETHHLKEGHTWLIDPIDGTANLVKQQDDFCMIIGYFVEGEPQLSYIYDYPRQKLYRAVKGSGAFLNDKPLPLVTSQPLKDKMISFNNRVMNDETMHALLDASFGYRLIGACGLDSARVITGQFGAHIHTNAKPWDIAAQFLFAQELGLKMTDFHQQPIDFVRGGPFIISNPECYETILDILLSNGGYQK from the coding sequence ATGTTATCCGAATCAGAACGTCATACGATTGATCAACACGTGCAACAATGGATTCATCAAATGACACAAGAAATCCCTGAACTGATTCATCAAATTCAAACCGATACGAAATCCAGTCGTTATGATCTTGTGACGAATGTTGATCGAACTATCGAAACAAGATTTGAACAATTTTTAAAAACGTATTATCCACACCACCGCTTATATGGGGAAGAAGCGCATCATGAAACACATCATTTAAAAGAGGGCCATACGTGGTTGATTGATCCGATAGATGGGACAGCAAATTTAGTCAAACAGCAAGACGACTTTTGCATGATTATAGGCTATTTTGTTGAAGGGGAGCCACAGCTTTCCTATATCTATGATTATCCAAGACAAAAACTGTATCGCGCTGTGAAAGGAAGCGGGGCATTTCTGAATGACAAACCGTTGCCACTCGTAACATCACAGCCCTTGAAAGACAAGATGATTTCATTCAACAATCGTGTTATGAATGATGAAACGATGCATGCGTTATTAGATGCATCATTTGGCTATCGTTTAATCGGCGCTTGTGGACTTGATTCAGCGCGCGTGATTACAGGGCAGTTCGGTGCACATATTCATACGAATGCGAAACCTTGGGACATCGCGGCTCAATTTTTATTTGCACAAGAACTTGGCTTAAAGATGACTGATTTCCATCAACAGCCCATCGATTTTGTTCGTGGTGGTCCATTTATCATCAGTAATCCAGAGTGTTATGAAACAATTTTAGACATATTGTTATCTAATGGCGGGTATCAAAAGTAG